In a single window of the Actinomycetota bacterium genome:
- a CDS encoding cytochrome C produces MSVLDRILGPKIPKEELDKNRDRYRRPTAFFVGAMVVLLVSLFFPYWVLKLTAPQFPNGLRVQAYVNRLVGNVDKVTGSNDLEQLDGLNHYVGMPPLGDGAQFERTIAIAAIIVMAGLLLAAVYIHSRWVVLMVLPALLFPVIFLADLQYWLWNYGHSLDPRAPLAGAVGEFTPHLFGRSKIAQFDTLAMPGVGLILAFVASVLVAIGLWFHRKAYKPLIEAAEEAEEAKAAPELAAL; encoded by the coding sequence ATGTCAGTGCTAGACCGAATCCTTGGGCCGAAGATCCCGAAAGAGGAGCTCGACAAGAACCGCGATCGCTATCGCCGTCCCACGGCGTTCTTCGTGGGCGCGATGGTCGTGCTGTTGGTCTCGTTGTTCTTCCCCTACTGGGTGCTCAAGCTGACAGCTCCCCAGTTCCCCAACGGACTGCGGGTGCAGGCGTACGTCAACCGACTTGTCGGCAACGTCGACAAGGTGACGGGATCGAACGACCTCGAGCAACTCGACGGACTGAACCACTACGTCGGGATGCCACCGCTCGGTGACGGTGCGCAGTTCGAGCGCACGATCGCCATCGCCGCGATCATCGTCATGGCCGGGCTGCTGCTCGCCGCCGTGTACATCCACAGTCGCTGGGTGGTGCTGATGGTGCTTCCGGCGTTGCTGTTCCCCGTGATCTTCCTCGCTGACTTGCAGTACTGGCTGTGGAACTACGGGCACAGCCTCGATCCTCGTGCCCCATTGGCTGGTGCGGTGGGCGAGTTCACCCCACACCTGTTCGGGCGGTCGAAGATCGCCCAGTTCGACACGCTGGCGATGCCCGGGGTCGGGCTGATCCTGGCCTTCGTCGCTTCCGTGCTGGTGGCGATCGGGCTGTGGTTCCATCGCAAGGCGTATAAGCCGTTGATCGAGGCAGCCGAGGAAGCGGAAGAGGCGAAGGCCGCTCCCGAGCTCGCCGCTCTGTGA